ATTCTCAACTCGCCAAATTAATGATAAAAAAAACCTTTTCTTATATAGGAATATTTTTTTTGAACTTTTTATCACTCCTGCCCCTCTCCATCCTCTATATCTTCGCAGATCTGGCTTATTACATCGTGTATTACATTGTCCCTTACCGCAAAAAAGTGGTACGGGAAAACCTTCAGCATTCCTTTCCAGATAAACCATTAAAAGAGATCATACAAATAGAAAAGAAGTTTTTCAGCTATTTCATGGATATGGTTTTTGAAATGCTGAAAATGCATTCTATTTCTGCGACTGAAATCAAAAAAAGGGTCCGGTTTACCAATCTCGACCTTGTAGAAGCCCATTTTAACAAGGACGAGAGTGTTTTGGCCTGCACGGGGCATTACGGCAATTGGGAACTGGGAACGATGGCCCTGGGCCTAAACCTTTCCAAACCCGCGTATGTGATCTATAAAACTTTAAACAACCAGATATTCGACAATTGGTTTTACCAGTTGCGCACTCGCTTCGGAAATAGGTTTATCCCCATGAAACAGACATTGAGGTCTATTGCAGGCACCAGGAATGAGGCCAATATCTATTGCTTTGCGGGCGATCAGACCCCCTTCTGGAACGAAACGAATTACTGGATCAATTTCTTAAACCAGCCGACAGCAGTGCTGCTGGGACTGGAAAAAATAGCGTTGCAGACCAACAGGCCAATATTTTACTTTAAAACAAAGGTAGTCAAAAGAGGATATTATGAGATCGACTGCATTCCCTTATGCCTTAATCCTAAAGAAACAGAAGGGCACCAGATCTCTGATATGCAGTTCGACCTTTTAGAAAAAATCATTAAAGAAGAACCCGCTTACTGGCTTTGGAGCCACAGGCGATGGAAACATAAACCCCAAAGCGCAGGACAATGACAGTACCCAGTGTAGCAGTAGTAATTTTAAATTGGAACGGAAAGGCCCTGCTTGAGCAGTTTTTACCCAGCGTAGTACAATCGCAATATCCTAATCTACAAATTATAGTTGGCGATAATGCTTCAACAGACGATTCTGTCATTTTTACAAAAGTGAATTATCCGGAGGTAAAAGTGATGGTGAACGATCACAATTATGGTTTTGCCGAAGGTTATGGTAAATTGCTGGAGCAGATTGAGGTCGATTATTATGTGCTGCTCAATTCTGATGTTGAAGTGCCGCAAAACTGGATACAGCCCGTAATTGATGTAATGGAGGCAGATGCGCAGATTGCAGTTGCCCAGCCAAAGATCAAATGGCAGAAACATAAGGAGCAGTTTGAATATGCAGGTGCTGCCGGAGGCTATCTGGATTTGCATGCCTTTCCTTTTTGCCGGGGCCGCCTGTTCGATACTGTAGAAAAAGACAACAACCAGTATAACGATCAGAAAGAAATTTTCTGGGCCAGTGGTGCGGCATTATTCATCAAAAGCAAGTGCTGGAAAGAAGCCGGAGGACTGGATCCTGATTTTTTTGCCCATATGGAAGAGATAGACCTCTGCTGGCGGTTGAAAAACCTGGGCTATAAGATCATTTACTGCCCACAGGCTGAAGTTTACCATGTAGGGGGCGGTACCCTGAATTCAAATAACCCTTACAAAACCTATCTGAATTTTAAAAATAACCTGGTCATCATGCAAAAGAACCTTCCCTTAGCCGATGCCTACCCGAGGATTTTTATCCGCATGTCTATCGATTTCATCGCCTGGATCCATTTTCTAATGCAGGGCAAGGCACAGTTTGCCTGGGCCATAAACAGGGCGCATTACGATTTCCTTTGCAGCCTGTCAAAAAACGGGGCAAAAAGAACTGCAATACAAATCCCTTTCCTGAAACACACAGGCCAGTACCGTTCCAGTATTGTATGGGCTTATTTTATTAAAAAGATCAGGTTCTTTAGCCAGCTTGGAATTTAGTTTTTCTTTTCGGGGACAAAGACAATGGCTTCTTTACGGTTGGCAACGCTTAAGATGGCCTTGTAAACGTAATCGCATACCAGTTTTTCTCCTGCCACATTGATCAGCGACGCCTGATCTTCAGGTGTATGGTATTGTGGATGCCCCCCGGTATGGAAACCCAGAACTGAGATGTCTTTTTTGTAAAATGAAACATGATCTGATCCACCCACATCGTAGGCAATCACGATAGGGTTAATGCCTGCTTCCGGTCCGAGTTGTTTCATCAGTTCCACGCCTCCGTTGAAAGAGGCCGCGCCACCCATGTACAGTTGTTTTTCAGCATTCATACGGCCTACCATATCCATATTCAGCATGAGTTTTATAGATTGCAGCGGGATGACAGGATGCTCAA
This window of the Pedobacter africanus genome carries:
- a CDS encoding lysophospholipid acyltransferase family protein, encoding MNFLSLLPLSILYIFADLAYYIVYYIVPYRKKVVRENLQHSFPDKPLKEIIQIEKKFFSYFMDMVFEMLKMHSISATEIKKRVRFTNLDLVEAHFNKDESVLACTGHYGNWELGTMALGLNLSKPAYVIYKTLNNQIFDNWFYQLRTRFGNRFIPMKQTLRSIAGTRNEANIYCFAGDQTPFWNETNYWINFLNQPTAVLLGLEKIALQTNRPIFYFKTKVVKRGYYEIDCIPLCLNPKETEGHQISDMQFDLLEKIIKEEPAYWLWSHRRWKHKPQSAGQ
- a CDS encoding glycosyltransferase family 2 protein → MTVPSVAVVILNWNGKALLEQFLPSVVQSQYPNLQIIVGDNASTDDSVIFTKVNYPEVKVMVNDHNYGFAEGYGKLLEQIEVDYYVLLNSDVEVPQNWIQPVIDVMEADAQIAVAQPKIKWQKHKEQFEYAGAAGGYLDLHAFPFCRGRLFDTVEKDNNQYNDQKEIFWASGAALFIKSKCWKEAGGLDPDFFAHMEEIDLCWRLKNLGYKIIYCPQAEVYHVGGGTLNSNNPYKTYLNFKNNLVIMQKNLPLADAYPRIFIRMSIDFIAWIHFLMQGKAQFAWAINRAHYDFLCSLSKNGAKRTAIQIPFLKHTGQYRSSIVWAYFIKKIRFFSQLGI